The genomic DNA CCACagcaaaattacatgtataatatGCAAGCACCACCCCAAGgacccattgatgacaactcAAGAAACTCGAACAGAGGACATTTTTCTTATAcccaatttttttatcataaaatctAGATAACTTTTTATTGTTACTAGCATATAAAACATATTGTTACAGTTCAGTTGCATTAAATATGCAGAAATACCAAGCACAGGCAGTTGATAAAACAGATAACAATTTATTATTGGTAACTGAAATGGGTATGTGTAGATGCCAAAAGACATGTGTATAAAAATACATAAGAAAATTTGTTACTCTTAATTTAATACCACACATTTCTATTATTTTGTGAAGTTTTGTGAATAAACTTTCAAGTACAATGATTGTCATTTGATTTATCCTTGAATGGTCCAATAGAGTGATTTTCATCCGTCTGTGAAATAGGAATTGTACAATTAGATACTATTACCCCCTATTAGCTCCTAATAGTCTAACTCATGACATGCGACAAACTAATCACAGGTAAACACGGTGAGTGCACACTTCATTTCACACCCTGTAATTTTTGGGAATAACTCCCCCGCACGATTTACAAAAGCCTTGTTCAAAGGACTCACACTTGAAAGAACAGTATGGACTTAATTTGTTTGGTATAATCTTGCCTTTTGGTAGCCTACTACACCCTAATAGTTACTATTAAACACTGACTAGCAGTAATTGTTTCACAGACGGATGAAAATCACTCTAGCAGTACACTGATGCAACTATCATTGGCTACTAACCCATTAAGGCTCTATATTATTGCTTATAGTTCTACTAATGAAATtgttgaaattgaatttttaacTGAGCTGATAATTTCCTGTAAAACATGAACATATTTACACTCCACGAGATTTCTTTAGCTTTGATTGCAAAGAATAGGATAACAAAGGCTCAAGCCCATAAGACTTGTGAAAAGGATTATCATGAAGTTCATAGAACACCCTAAAATTCTCTGATTGTCTTGCTTCAGAGCACTTGTTATAGATTATAATTCAAAATGTATCACATTCTGGAATCTCACTTGCATAATGATAGTTCAAATGTTTATTTCTCTGAATAGAGAAGTCcacattccaaaaaaaaaataaaccatCCTATTTCAAATTACTCATATGAgtgattttcaaaataaattttttccCCTGATGTACACTTAAATAATAAATGTTCAAATCCCTCATCTTTAAGGGTCGAAGTACTGTATAAGAATGCGCCTTATCTTCTTCCCTCCAACTTCATTGCAGTCAGTTCGGTAATTGTTAGGGTTTACAGCTGGGTGGAAACTTCTATCGTAATCGATGGCTGAAGCAACCTTTTCTTCTCCAATCCTCTCATTGCTTACCTCACAGAAATTATGAAGAACAAAACAGGCATAGATGACATTTGGCAGCTCAGTTAGGTTGATGTCCATGCCTCCGCCTAAGTGCACCAAATCGTGCTTTTAATCGGCCAAATGAACATTCAATCACCATACGTGACTGGCATAGTGTCATGCCGAAGTACTGCTCTTGAACTGTGGAGCCACCATTTGAGTATACCTTCATAATATAAGGCGTCAGGGGGTATGCAGGGTCTCCAAGCAGCAAAACTGGAATTGGTTCTTCTTCAGGAAGCACCTGTCGTCTACATGATGGGATGGTCTCATTTTTAAGAAACAAATTGAGCTTTGAATTGGAAAAGACTGTGGCATCATGGGCACTTCCTGGCCATTTCACAACAACATccataaaacaatatttacatttacatttacatttaccacTATGCCAGCACGCCCTCTCTACGAGGCTTATGTGCTCGGGTCGGTCAGCGTTCTTACAAGATGTTATTGTTCCGTGTTCAATGTACATACCCCAGTCTTAAAGGCATTAAGACTTGGGCCAGTGACTCGAAAGCTCGGCAAAGCGTTCCATTGTTCTAGAGTTCTTGGTAAAAAGCTATATTTAAGATATGTTTTCCTCTCTAGAGGAACTCGAAATGAGTTAGAGTGTACATTTCTGGAGTGTCTACTATGTGGCTTAAGTTCATTAACAATATCTACTTCAATTAggttatttataattttataaagCATAATTAATCTCTGGTCTGTTCTGCGCTGTTTAAGGCTGCGCCAACCAAGCTCATCTAACATTGCGGTAACACTTGCTTCACGGCTGTAATTATTACAGACAAATCTGGCCGCTCTTCTTTGTACCatctcaattttgttttggttctctTGGGTGAAAGGGTCCCATACAGTAGATCCATACTCAATTTGTGGTCGAACGAGAGCTTTGTATGCATTAGATTTGATGTGTTTCTGGTGAATTTGTAAGTTCCGTCTCAAGAAGCCTATTGATGAATTGGCTTTCTTCACGATATTACATATATGTTCATTCCAAGAAAGTTTATGATGTACAATGACGCCAAGGTATTTAACTGCATCTTTTCCTTCAAGAGGTTGATTGTGTAGAACGTAATCATAGACAAGAGGTTTCCTACATCGCGTTACTCGAAGCACATTGCACTTGTCAGGGTGAAAAGACATATGCGATTTGGCTTCCCATTCTTCAAGGAGTTTCAAATCTTTCTGTAAGGTAACGGCATCACCTTCGTTGGTCACAGACATATATATaatagtatcatcagcaaatagacgAACTTTGGACTGTAGTTTGGCAGGaagatcattgatatatatatactaGAAATAGTATAGGTCCTACCACGGATCCTTGAGGCACGCCACTTGTAACTGGGGTCCAAGATGACATTTCCCCTTCGCATACTACTCTTTGCTGTCGTTGGTGTAGGAAACTCACTAACCATTGGTTGATGTATCCGCCGATCCCATACTCTTTAAGCTTGTGTATTAAGTTCTTATGGGGTACCTTGTCAAATGCCTTTGCAAAGTCCATAACTATAACATCTGTTTGCATGTTGTCGCGTAGGTTCTTATACAGGTCATGAACAAATGTCAAAAGTTGGGTTTCGGTCGAGCGCTTTGCTCTAAATCCATGTTGGAGTTTGTATAGTATGTTGTTGGATTCCAGGTGTTTCATTATATGTTTTGTTAGTATGTGTTCCATTATCTTTGATGCAATGCAGGTGAGTGAGATGGGACGATAGTTTTCTGCATTATAACGTTCACCTTTCTTGCAGATTGGAGCAACATTTGCCTTTTTCCAGTCCTCTGGTACCTCAGCGGAGTGTAGCGATTTGTTGAAGATGACTGTAAGTATCGGAGCAACAACTCTGGCAAGCTGTTTTAGCACTCTTGGATGGATTAAATCTGGCCCCATTGATTTATTTTGGTTTAGGTTTTCAAGTAGCTTGCGTACGCCATCTGTTGTAATGGTTAAGTCGTCGATAGCAGGATATTGACagtccacattggtggaaggagGCTCCAATTCATAGGGGTTTGAGAAAACCGACTTaaattgttcattcaagatttctgctttGTCCTTTGCTTTGTCCCATAGCATTCCTTTGTATTTCAGTGGGGAAACTCCAACCGAGTCTGTTTTTCTGTGTTTGATAAAGGACCATAGTTTTTTATTACTTCTGTTTGGCTCGTCTGATGTTTCAGGGAAGATGTTGGTTTCTACATAGTCCCAATAAGCAGTTCTGGTTTCTTTTCTTATCTGATGCTTTAAGTTGCGCAGTTTGTTCTTAATACTCTCTTTGTTTTCCGTTCATACTTGTTTACTGTTACGATATagccttttccttttcttgagTAGTTTTCGTATCTTAGCAGAGATCCATGGGGACCTATTTCGTGAAGAACAGCTCTTATGTGGTATGTGTTTATCAATAGCTGTATGCAGATCAGATTTAAATTTATTCCATAGACTATCAGTGCTTTCGGAGTTGACATGGTTTTGGATATATTGATTAGTGATGGTAAGCTGCGTTTCAATTTTTTCCCAGTCTGCTTTTTTGTAGAGAGGTATTCGTCTCTTGTCCTGTTTGTATCTTTGGGGTCTAATGTCGATTTCTGCAAAAACTGCATCATGGTCAGAGATTCCAGGGATAACCTCACTTCTGTTCACAAGAGTTATGTTGTTAACAGCTATAAGATCTAATGTGTTCTCACCTCTCGTTGGCTGATCAACAATCTGTGACAAACCATGGTCGGCCAATATATCGATGAATATATTGTGTTGAGCTGGAGTGGGGCAGTTTGGTTTAATACTAGCAGAGGGCCATTGGATACCAGGTAGATTCATGTCCCCAGCAAGCCATACGTGGCAGTTCTTTGGGAGTCTAGCCAAGGATTCATCTAGCTGGGCAAGGCTCTCAGCATCTTGGGCATTTGGTTGATGGTACGAGCCGATAAACAAGGACTTGCATGATGATATCTCGACTCTCGCCCAAACTATTTCGCACTTTGTTTCTGCGTGTTGGAATCTTGTGCTGATGAGGTCGTTATTAATAAGAATGAATACGCCACCTCCTCTCTGTCCTGTTTCTCTATCTCGGCGATATATCGTGTAGCCCTGAGGAAATATCTCATTATCCTTTATGTTATCTGTTAGCCATGACTCAGTTCCTGTTATTATGTCACAGCCTGTACTATCTAGTATAGTGGCAAAAGATTCACGGTTCTTGAGGATTGACTGACAGTTTATAGTAAGAAGTCTGGTTGGTCTCTCCTTTGAAACTGGCGTTTGCAGGTTGTGCTGTAGTTGGGTCGGTGACGAGCTTGCTAGTGGAGAGCCAAGAAAGAGTAAGGAGCTGTTACAGGAATCTCCGTCTGCGTTGTACATTGACGAAGAATTCTCAAAGGTTGTTTGTGATAGGTGGAGGTCAAACAATCTTGCACTTTGGTTAGGCAAAGCACAATCTGGGCATATCCATGTGTTGTCAAGATGATGTTCATGATCGATAGAGCACACATTTTGACAATCTGTATGGTACCATTTTCCACAGCTTGAGTTTTCACATCTAATAGCTTTTTGTTTCCATGTCACAGTCTTGTTACAGATACCACAGggatattttctttgtttggtaGCCTGATCTTTTGGCTTATATGTGCGTAGAGGTgttgttttagtttgttgtagGAATGCAAGTGGAGATGTAGTTCTAGTCTGTTGATTGTTTACATGTGTAGTTGAGGTTTCAGTTTGTTGTAGATTTGCAATTGGAGAAAAGTATCCAGGTGAATTGAATGAGTCCAGCAAAGAATTGCATGGTGCAGTTGAGTAGTTAGCAGCATTGCAGTCGCAGCATATCCATATGTACGATGAAAGTCCAAGAGTTTTATACGTTTCATCGCCGATTTTGCAGCATCGAGTGTGGAACCATCGATCACAATTATCACACTGAATACCTCGTTGATTTCGCTTAACCGGTTTTGAGCAGAACCCACAAGGAAACTTCCACTGTGGCCCTGGATTTATACTGATGTCGCCAGCCATTAATAGTAGACTAAGTAGTAATTGACGAGGAGAGCCGAGTTCTGGGCATGAATCCAAAATGGCACCTGCTTGGCTGATTCGTCGTCGAGATCGATAAGCTTCCAATCCTATGGATATTGGTCTTGTTGAGCTGATTGAATTTGACCAGTCGGTGGAATTGATGTTAATTTATGATGTTATATAGAAATTATTAAGTTTTAGGCGGAAAAACAGTGACAAGACAAGGAGTTTGAACGCAGTTGATAGTATTGCATCCGCCATCTTAGCTGACCGCTATAATCACATGCAGCTTGAACATTTAAAGAGTAATGGCTTTTTCTGTAGATATAATCTGTCGAGTTGGTTTTGGGCTGTTTAATTTGTATATGAATCTGGAATATGGCGCCTAAACACTGGGGAAAACCATGTGCTCTATGGAACTTTTTCACCAGGTTTGTCACTTCTTCTGTGAAAGGAAGTTTTATATACTTCTTTCCAAGATGTACAGTGATGGCCTTACATACTTTATGTACAATCTTAGATACAACTTGTCTTGAAATACCAAAGGCATTGGCTGTCTTTCCTAACTTTCCCTCATCACTCAAGTAATACAGCGTGACATCCACTGGAGTCCTCATTATTGTTCGTTTTCCTTCGATATATGGCCTCAGTTCGTCGGCTAATTTGTAGAGAGAACCACGGCTCATTCGAAAATTCTCTCTCCACTCTTCCTCAATCATTATTCCACCCACAAAGTTGTCCCACCAAGCACTAGTTCTTCCTGGTCGGACCCAGAATCTTCGTGGACATGCTAGTTGTCTTCCCGCTCTTTTGAGAAGTCTTTGGCATGTTTCTGCTCGCccccattttggaaaatctcgcgcggaaaaagactggttctgatactgtgccgtcagcgtatacaaaaatatacggatacgagcgtccacacgtatccggatggagagcgtatacagaaatctcTGGATACACCGAGCGTATACGTCAGACACGTGTGGATGCTAGGTGTATCcacataaaaaaatttgcggatacaaaaatctcggGTTACATGTGGATGGGGCCTTAAGCTGTTCTGCCTTTAATATACAGTCAGACCTGTATTAAGCAATCACCCTCTGGGAATGGGAAGTGACCACTAAATACAGGTCAAAGGATACAGTTCAAATACAATCAAAATGCTATTTTTTATCACTGTTAATTACTAGATGTACAATTTTGAATGACAGCACTGGTAAAACTACTTACTTGCTCGAAACTACTGGACTGCACAATAACTTCTTTGACACCGTAACATACAAAAAGACTAACAAAAATTTGGAGTGGAATTTGTTTGCAACCTATTTGTTCTGAGAAACGTAATTTGATATATGActctgtttctgtttctggaAATTAGAAGCACCCCTGGCCATTCACAGAAAAGGTCATGGGATTACAACTTGAAAATAACTTGACTAAAACATTAAACAGAGTGACAGGCAAAGTGTAGCAATCGAAGATTATCATCATGCTAAATTGGTAATGGTGATTCTCTCGTAGGTTGATACTGAAGTGTGTGAGCAGACATTTTCTTGGCTATCACAGTATGGCAAAATCACACGTCACATGAACGAGAATAGGTTTATTTTTTACATTAGTTGCGGTTACACATAGCAAGGTTAATAGCATTCCCAAGGTAAATAACACCAAGGTAAACTCACCGCGGGAATTACGTTACCGAGGTGCTTGGGATCACACACTAAACATTTTGCCACGATCAATTATTCATACTTGACTGGTTTCTGCGCGAAATGCGAAAATGAATAAGTCGAGGGAGCTTGCTAGCATCATCTCGCTTTTATTACTTATACTGTGCAGACGGTCCCCCACTGCATTGTTATGTCACTGTTTCATACAGCAAAGAATTAAAAGGCGAAGACTCCGTTTGCGCTTTATAAATGCCATAGCTAACAGTATCTACTACTTGACAGCACATCGAAATAATCATGCATGTGCACACGCTCCCAGGAGTGTTTGGGTTCTTCCATGTCCACAAATGTGGTTTCAGCAGCTACTAAACGATCATGCACTAGACCATTGGTGTAAAGAAAACTTCAGAGTGACAAGGGCAACTTTCGAGTACATATGCCAGCTTGTTGGACCAGCACTTTGTCGACAAGATACGCATATGAGAGATGCCATCCCTATGGAGAAGAGAGTGGGAGCAAGTTTATGGAGATTGGCAACCGGTGAATGTTACCGCTCGTGTGGATTGATGATTGGACTTTCCAAATCAGCAGTTGCTAAATGCTGTCATGAATTTGTTCAACAACTTTGTCTGTTAAAGGGCAATTACATAAAGTTTCCAACCATAAGAGGTGAAGTTCAAGCCAAAATAAATGGATTCTCTGAGCGAAGCATGATTCCAAATATAGCAGGGGCAGTTGATGGCACTCATGTCCCTATAAAACCTCCCAAAACAAACCACGAGGACTATTTTAACCGTAAACATTTCTACAGTTATATATTGCATGGCGTTGTCGATTCTACAGGACTATTTTTATCTGTCTCAACTGGTTATCCTTGGCCTTTGCATGATGCAAGGGTCTTAAGACTAAGTCAGATATTTGACGCTGCAGAAAATGACTTCATTTGGACTGCACCAACAGTATATGTTAATGCTACTATTGTACGGCCCCTTATTGTTGGTGACTCTGCATACTCATTAAAACCATGGCTGCTTTGTCCCTTCAAAGATAAGGGAGCATTCAGTCAGGAGCAGAAGAAATTTAACGAGGAGTTGTCAAAAGCTACAATTGTTTCACAGCATGCATATGGCTTAACAAAGGGAAGATGAAGAGTCCTACAAAAACGGTTAGACGAAGACAGTGACAGAATT from Montipora capricornis isolate CH-2021 chromosome 2, ASM3666992v2, whole genome shotgun sequence includes the following:
- the LOC138037279 gene encoding uncharacterized protein, which translates into the protein MAGDISINPGPQWKFPCGFCSKPVKRNQRGIQCDNCDRWFHTRCCKIGDETYKTLGLSSYIWICCDCNAANYSTAPCNSLLDSFNSPGYFSPIANLQQTETSTTHVNNQQTRTTSPLAFLQQTKTTPLRTYKPKDQATKQRKYPCGICNKTVTWKQKAIRCENSSCGKWYHTDCQNVCSIDHEHHLDNTWICPDCALPNQSARLFDLHLSQTTFENSSSMYNADGDSCNSSLLFLGSPLASSSPTQLQHNLQTPVSKERPTRLLTINCQSILKNRESFATILDSTGCDIITGTESWLTDNIKDNEIFPQGYTIYRRDRETGQRGGGVFILINNDLISTRFQHAETKCEIVWARVEISSCKSLFIGSYHQPNAQDAESLAQLDESLARLPKNCHVWLAGDMNLPGIQWPSASIKPNCPTPAQHNIFIDILADHGLSQIVDQPTRGENTLDLIAVNNITLVNRSEVIPGISDHDAVFAEIDIRPQRYKQDKRRIPLYKKADWEKIETQLTITNQYIQNHVNSESTDSLWNKFKSDLHTAIDKHIPHKSCSSRNRSPWISAKIRKLLKKRKRLYRNSKQV
- the LOC138037280 gene encoding putative nuclease HARBI1 yields the protein MIEEEWRENFRMSRGSLYKLADELRPYIEGKRTIMRTPVDVTLYYLSDEGKLGKTANAFGISRQVVSKIVHKVCKAITVHLGKKYIKLPFTEEVTNLVKKFHRAHGFPQCLGAIFQIHIQIKQPKTNSTDYIYRKSHYSLNVQAACDYSGQLRWRMQYYQLRSNSLSCHCFSA
- the LOC138037281 gene encoding uncharacterized protein, producing the protein MWFQQLLNDHALDHWCKENFRVTRATFEYICQLVGPALCRQDTHMRDAIPMEKRVGASLWRLATGECYRSCGLMIGLSKSAVAKCCHEFVQQLCLLKGNYIKFPTIRGEVQAKINGFSERSMIPNIAGAVDGTHVPIKPPKTNHEDYFNRKHFYSYILHGVVDSTGLFLSVSTGYPWPLHDARVLRLSQIFDAAENDFIWTAPTVYVNATIVRPLIVGDSAYSLKPWLLCPFKDKGAFSQEQKKFNEELSKATIVSQHAYGLTKGR